A single region of the Lates calcarifer isolate ASB-BC8 linkage group LG16_LG22, TLL_Latcal_v3, whole genome shotgun sequence genome encodes:
- the calm2a gene encoding calmodulin 2a (phosphorylase kinase, delta), whose amino-acid sequence MADQLTEEQIAEFKEAFSLFDKDGDGTITTKELGTVMRSLGQNPTEAELQDMINEVDADGNGTIDFPEFLTMMARKMKDTDSEEEIREAFRVFDKDGNGYISAAELRHVMTNLGEKLTDEEVDEMIREADIDGDGQVNYEEFVQMMTAK is encoded by the exons AATTCAAGGAGGCATTTTCGCTCTTTGACAAGGATGGAGATggcaccatcaccaccaaagAGCTGGGCACAGTCATGCGCTCTCTGGGCCAGAACCccacagaggcagagctgcaggacaTGATCAATGAAGTGGATGCTGATG GAAATGGAACGATAGACTTCCCAGAGTTCCTGACCATGATGGCCAGGAAGATGAAGGACACAGACAGCGAGGAGGAGATCAGAGAAGCATTCCGTGTCTTTGACAAG GATGGCAATGGATACATCAGTGCTGCTGAGCTGCGCCATGTGATGACAAACCTTGGAGAGAAGCTGACTGATGAAGAAGTGGATGAGATGATCAGAGAAGCAGACATTGACGGAGATGGACAGGTCAACTATGAAG AGTTCGTACAAATGATGACGGCGAAGTGA
- the stpg4 gene encoding protein STPG4 isoform X2: MVFSSAVLRERVCVLVPDITLQPGMPLEGDDKVDLCGRGSWWLGTLKDTPIPGLYHIRDFIEEAELNPVRKTYGFKGVGRKAQTLGVHKGDLLLPGAYDHIDSIQEVLMHPASYSFKNCPRPNIATLGIRDKHINTSPCDYNVTAKPVEKIPCKHVMFRSTVQRISFPPKEGPAPCHYNLQTRSEKGITSCFKSTLPRLHYVHPKTPGPGAYEPCWKLGDRLNTEVIDPHLASFSATFLSVDFISHDALILLASPHPVNLLADHT; the protein is encoded by the exons ATGGTCTTCAGTTCTGCTgtactgagagagagagtgtgtgtgcttgtaccTGACATCACACTTCAGCCTGGCATGCCACTAGAG GGTGATGACAAGGTGGACTTGTGTGGCCGGGGGAGCTGGTGGCTGGGGACACTGAAA GACACACCCATCCCTGGTCTCTATCACATTCGAGACTTCATCGAAGAAGCTGAACTGAACCCTGTGAGGAAGACCTATGGGTTTAAAGGTGTAGGCAGAAAAGCCCAGACTCTGGGCGTGCATAAAGGAGATCTGCTGTTACCCGGGGCGTATGACCACATCGACTCCATCCAGGAGGTCCTGATGCACCCGGCATCCTACTCTTTCAAAAACTGTCCACGGCCCAACATCGCCACGCTTGGCATCAGAGACAAG CATATAAACACTTCACCGTGCGACTACAATGTGACAGCGAAACCGGTGGAGAAGATTCCCTGCAA GCATGTGATGTTTCGGTCGACTGTGCAACGGATCAGCTTTCCACCT AAGGAGGGACCTGCTCCATGTCACTACAATCTACAGACCAGATCTGAAAAAGGCATCACATCCTGCTTCAAATCCACTTTGCCACGGCTCCACTATGTGCACCCA aaGACCCCAGGACCAGGAGCTTACGAACCCTGTTGGAAGTTGGGTGACCGTCTGAACACAGAGGTCATAGACCCTCATTTAGCCTCTTTTTCCGCAACATTCCTTAGTGTGGACTTTATTTCCCATGATGCTCTGATCCTCCTAGCATCTCCTCATCCTGTCAATCTACTGGCAGATCACACATGA
- the stpg4 gene encoding protein STPG4 isoform X1, protein MSPVQDTATWKNKAVSKVGDMSRGGNRTDKGDDKVDLCGRGSWWLGTLKDTPIPGLYHIRDFIEEAELNPVRKTYGFKGVGRKAQTLGVHKGDLLLPGAYDHIDSIQEVLMHPASYSFKNCPRPNIATLGIRDKHINTSPCDYNVTAKPVEKIPCKHVMFRSTVQRISFPPKEGPAPCHYNLQTRSEKGITSCFKSTLPRLHYVHPKTPGPGAYEPCWKLGDRLNTEVIDPHLASFSATFLSVDFISHDALILLASPHPVNLLADHT, encoded by the exons ATGAGTCCGGTGCAGGATACGGCCAcatggaaaaacaaagctgtctcTAAAGTTGGTGACATGTCCAGGGGTGGTAATAGAACAGATAAG GGTGATGACAAGGTGGACTTGTGTGGCCGGGGGAGCTGGTGGCTGGGGACACTGAAA GACACACCCATCCCTGGTCTCTATCACATTCGAGACTTCATCGAAGAAGCTGAACTGAACCCTGTGAGGAAGACCTATGGGTTTAAAGGTGTAGGCAGAAAAGCCCAGACTCTGGGCGTGCATAAAGGAGATCTGCTGTTACCCGGGGCGTATGACCACATCGACTCCATCCAGGAGGTCCTGATGCACCCGGCATCCTACTCTTTCAAAAACTGTCCACGGCCCAACATCGCCACGCTTGGCATCAGAGACAAG CATATAAACACTTCACCGTGCGACTACAATGTGACAGCGAAACCGGTGGAGAAGATTCCCTGCAA GCATGTGATGTTTCGGTCGACTGTGCAACGGATCAGCTTTCCACCT AAGGAGGGACCTGCTCCATGTCACTACAATCTACAGACCAGATCTGAAAAAGGCATCACATCCTGCTTCAAATCCACTTTGCCACGGCTCCACTATGTGCACCCA aaGACCCCAGGACCAGGAGCTTACGAACCCTGTTGGAAGTTGGGTGACCGTCTGAACACAGAGGTCATAGACCCTCATTTAGCCTCTTTTTCCGCAACATTCCTTAGTGTGGACTTTATTTCCCATGATGCTCTGATCCTCCTAGCATCTCCTCATCCTGTCAATCTACTGGCAGATCACACATGA